One genomic segment of Salmo trutta chromosome 8, fSalTru1.1, whole genome shotgun sequence includes these proteins:
- the LOC115199140 gene encoding smoothened homolog, whose amino-acid sequence MSSYGWSSIVGGFGMLCVWAASFLVTHAVTVQRNETIFNDFCKKTTTCEVLKYNTCLGSPLPYTHTSLVLAEDSSTQDEAFEKLAMWSGLRNAPRCWAVIQPLLCAVYMPKCDNGQVELPSQHLCQATRRPCSIVDQERGWPNFLKCEETDKYPMGCTNEVQKLKFNTSGQCEAPLVKTDVQASWYKDVEGCGIQCNNPLFTDEEHSDMHAYIAVFGTVTLLCTFFTLATFLADWKNSNRYPAVILFYINTCFFMGSIGWLAQFMDGARKEIVCKSDNTMRLGEPSSTETLSCVIIFSLVYYSLMSGVIWFVMLTYAWHTSFKALGTTHQPLSGKTSYFHMVTWSVPFILTVAILATAEVDGDSVSGICFVGYKNYHYRAGFVLAPIGVVLVIGGYFLIRGVMTLFSIKSNHPGLLSEKAASKINETMLRLGIFGFLAFGFVLITFGCHFYDFFNQAEWEKSFREYVLCEANVTIAHQTNKPIPECTIKNRPSLLVEKINLFSMFGTGIAMSTWVWTKATILIWKRTWCKVIGRSDDEPKRIKKSKMIAKAFSKRKELHKDPEKELSFSMHTVSHDGPVAGINFDLNGEPSNEMSSAWAQHVTKMVARRGAILPQDISVTPTGTPVPPPEERNKLWMVEAEISPEMMMKRKKKRKKRKKEARPLEELAKHQGYRRREFGTSSVPRLPKLPGHRSLVANLRQHQEEAEDVLPGSYPEFRPSHPLPNQERYGGALGASSSQRSRYPDLNPLSLSDLPEDLGLGPRCRPQQPPPSFWQPNGAFHYSGEVAPMTGVSGRTDHVGRSQGGQRRAEWGQIHSRTNLMEAELMDADSDF is encoded by the exons ATGTCTTCCTATGGCTGGAGTTCCATTGTTGGTGGGTTCGGGATGCTTTGCGTTTGGGCTGCCTCCTTTCTGGTTACTCATGCGGTAACGGTCCAGAGAAACGAAACCATTTTCAATGATTTCTGCAAGAAAACTACAACATGTGAAGTGCTTAAATATAATACATGTCTTGGGTCACCACTACCGTACACGCACACGTCTCTTGTCTTAGCTGAAGACTCAAGTACCCAAGACGAAGCATTTGAGAAGTTGGCCATGTGGTCTG GTCTGAGGAACGCCCCTCGCTGCTGGGCGGTCATCCAGCCCCTGCTGTGTGCCGTCTACATGCCCAAGTGTGACAACGGGCAGGTGGAGCTTCCCAGCCAGCACCTGTGCCAGGCTACACGTCGCCCCTGCAGCATTGTGGACCAGGAGAGGGGCTGGCCCAACTTCCTCAAGTGTGAGGAGACGGACAAGTACCCCATGGGCTGCACG AACGAGGTGCAGAAGCTGAAGTTCAACACGTCGGGACAGTGCGAAGCCCCCCTGGTGAAGACAGACGTTCAGGCCAGCTGGTACAAAGATGTGGAGGGCTGCGGCATCCAGTGCAACAACCCTCTGTTCACCGACGAGGAGCACTCGGACATGCACGCCTACATCGCTGTGTTCGGCACCGTCACCCTGCTCTGCACCTTTTTCACTCTG GCCACCTTTCTGGCGGACTGGAAGAATTCAAACCGTTACCCCGCCGTCATCCTCTTCTACATCAATACCTGTTTCTTCATGGGCAGTATCGGCTGGCTGGCTCAGTTCATGGATGGAGCTCGCAAAGAGATCGTGTGTAAGAGTGACAACACCATGCGTTTAGGGGAGCCCTC gtCTACCGAGACTCTGTCGTGTGTCATCATCTTCAGCCTCGTCTACTACTCCCTGATGTCTGGGGTGATCTGGTTCGTCATGCTGACCTACGCCTGGCACACGTCCTTCAAGGCCCTGGGCACCACCCACCAGCCCCTGTCGGGCAAGACCTCATACTTCCACATGGTCACATGGTCCGTCCCCTTCATCCTCACTGTGGCTATTCTAGCCACCGCTGAG GTGGACGGAGACTCTGTCAGTGGGATCTGTTTCGTGGGCTATAAGAACTACCACTACCGTGCTGGCTTTGTGTTGGCTCCCATTGGAGTTGTGCTTGTCATTGGTGGCTATTTCCTCATACGAG GAGTCATGACGTTGTTCTCCATCAAGAGTAACCACCCGGGTCTTCTGAGTGAGAAGGCAGCGagcaaaatcaacgaaacaatgCTAAGACTTG GTATATTTGGGTTCCTGGCGTTTGGCTTTGTCTTAATCACGTTTGGCTGCCACTTCTACGACTTCTTCAACCAGGCTGAGTGGGAGAAGAGCTTCAGAGAATATGTGTT GTGTGAGGCCAATGTGACGATCGCTCATCAGACCAACAAGCCGATCCCAGAATGTACTATCAAGAACCGTCCCAGTCTACTGGTGGAAAAGATTAATCTGTTCTCCATGTTCGGCACGGGCATCGCCATGAGCACCTGGGTGTGGACCAAGGCCACTATCCTCATCTGGAAACGCACCTGGTGCAA GGTTATCGGCCGTAGCGACGATGAGCCCAAGAGGATAAAGAAGAGCAAGATGATAGCCAAGGCCTTCTCCAAGCGCAAGGAGCTCCACAAAGACCCGGAGAAGGAGCTGTCCTTCAGCATGCACACTGTCTCCCATGATGGGCCAGTAG CTGGCATCAACTTTGACCTGAACGGGGAGCCATCCAACGAGATGTCTTCAGCCTGGGCCCAGCATGTGACCAAGATGGTGGCCAGGAGGGGTGCCATTCTGCCACAGGACATCTCTGTCACCCCTACAGGGACACCTG TTCCACCCCCAGAAGAGAGGAACAAGCTGTGGATGGTGGAGGCGGAGATCTCCCCtgagatgatgatgaagaggaagaagaagaggaagaagaggaagaaggaggCGCGTCCTCTGGAGGAGCTGGCTAAACACCAGGGCTACCGTCGGCGAGAGTTTGGCACCAGCTCGGTGCCACGGCTACCCAAGCTGCCCGGCCACAGGAGCCTGGTGGCCAATCTGAGGCAGCACCAGGAGGAGGCTGAGGACGTCCTTCCAGGCTCTTACCCTGAGTTTAGGCCCTCTCATCCCCTGCCCAACCAAGAGAGGTACGGAGGAGCCCTGGGGGCCTCCTCTAGCCAGAGGAGCAGgtaccctgacctcaaccccctctCCCTCAGCGACCTGCCAGAGGACCTCGGCCTGGGGCCTCGCTGCCGCCCCCAACAACCACCCCCCTCCTTCTGGCAGCCCAATGGAGCGTTCCACTACTCCGGGGAGGTGGCGCCTATGACAGGGGTGTCTGGGAGGACAGACCACGTGGGGAGGTCGCAGGGGGGTCAAAGGAGGGCGGAGTGGGGGCAGATccactctagaaccaacctgATGGAGGCGGAGCTTATGGATGCTGACTCTGACTTCTGA
- the LOC115199141 gene encoding tetraspanin-33: MGKRAALATYDKEFSFVSPVVKYLLFLFNLIFWMISLVLMSIGIYARMMKHAEAAMAYLAVDPALLLLIVGVLMFFITFCGCVGSLRENICLLQTFCIFLTIIFLLQLAAGVLGFVFSDKARNKVSEIINNAIVHYRDDIDLQNLIDFGQKEFSCCGGITYTDWSQNMYFNCTTDNRSRERCSVPFSYCLLSKDEAVINTMCGQGMQGLPFLQAGAFIHTNGCIDKLVNWIHSNLFMLGGIALGLAIPQLVGILLSQILINQIKDQIELQNYNLQHRTDPWQ; the protein is encoded by the exons ATGGGGAAAAGAGCTGCGCTGGCGACTTACGATAAAGAGTTCAGCTTTGTCAGCCCAGTTGTCAAATATCTACTTTTCCTTTTTAACTTAATATTTTGG ATGATCTCATTGGTGTTGATGTCTATTGGCATTTACGCGAGGATGATGAAACATGCCG AGGCAGCCATGGCCTATCTAGCGGTGGACCCTGCCCTCCTGCTGCTGATCGTGGGGGTGCTCATGTTCTTCATCACCTTCTGTGGCTGTGTGGGCTCCCTCAGAGAGAACATCTGCCTCCTACAGACA TTCTGCATCTTCCTGACTATCATCTTTCTGCTGCAGCTAGCTGCAGGTGTCCTGGGCTTCGTCTTCTCAGATAAG GCACGGAATAAAGTGAGTGAGATTATCAACAATGCCATCGTTCATTATAGGGATGATATTGACCTACAGAACCTCATTGATTTTGGTCAGAAAGAG TTCAGCTGTTGTGGAGGTATCACCTACACCGACTGGTCTCAGAACATGTACTTCAACTGCACCACAGACAACCGCAGCCGAGAGCGCTGCTCTGTTCCCTTCTCCTACTGCCTGCTGTCTAAAGATGAG gcGGTCATTAACACAATGTGTGGTCAGGGGATGCAGGGGCTGCCATTCCTGCAGGCTGGTGCCTTCATCCACACCAATGGCTGCATCGACAAGCTGGTCAACTGGATCCACAGCAACTTGTTCATGCTAGGGGGCATCGCCCTGGGTCTGGCCATCCCACAg CTGGTGGGGATCCTCTTGTCTCAGATTCTGATCAACCAGATAAAGGACCAGATTGAGCTTCAGAACTACAACCTGCAGCACCGTACGGACCCTTGGCAGTAA